One genomic segment of Brassica napus cultivar Da-Ae chromosome A3, Da-Ae, whole genome shotgun sequence includes these proteins:
- the LOC125607256 gene encoding uncharacterized protein LOC125607256, whose protein sequence is MGETSLHSELETLKWAMEIMIQHSTCQRFGTDCKNLITLIKDPQAWPNFSTKLEVIQILQMCYPDFKISYVPRTQNEIVDSLARNAQLIKTSKHKHTKISNMIKIIMVMTLVVMGVRAKTMTECQETVCKSLCQNIKTIPCTSCVFRCAFPSSFQHSDTSVNEVDQRVICYRNCVVGCGTDNACHERCKKSCGYPPLVNQVDQRVICYRNCDVGCETNNACHERCKKTCGYPPLSNEVDQRIICYRNCDVGCGTDIACHERCKKSCAYPPLLNVHL, encoded by the exons ATGGGTGAGACATCATTACACTCGGAACTAGAAACGTTAAAATGGGCAATGGAGATCATGATTCAGCATTCAACCTGTCAAAGATTTGGGACAGATTGCAAGAATTTGATTACATTGATAAAGGACCCCCAAGCTTGGCCAAACTTCTCAACGAAACTCGAGGTCATTCAAATTCTTCAGATGTGCTATCCGGACTTCAAGATCAGCTACGTGCCTAGAACGCAGAATGAAATTGTTGATTCTCTAGCTAGGAATGCTC AGTTGATAAAAACTAgcaaacacaaacacacaaaaatatcaaatatgatCAAGATAATAATGGTGATGACTTTGGTAGTAATGGGTGTGAGAGCAAAAACTATGACCGAGTGTCAGGAAACTGTCTGCAAGTCCTTATGTCAAAACATAAAAACTATACCTTGCACGAGTTGTGTCTTCAGATGTGCTTTTCCTTCATCCTTTCAGCATTCCGACACAA GTGTCAATGAAGTAGACCAACGAGTCATATGTTACCGGAATTGCGTTGTGGGTTGTGGAACTGACAATGCGTGTCATGAACGTTGTAAGAAAAGTTGTGGTTACCCACCCTTGGTGAATCAAGTAGACCAACGGGTCATATGTTACCGGAATTGCGATGTCGGCTGTGAGACTAATAATGCATGCCATGAACGTTGTAAGAAAACTTGTGGTTACCCACCCTTGTCGAATGAAGTAGACCAACGGATCATATGTTACCGGAATTGCGATGTCGGTTGTGGCACCGACATTGCGTGCCATGAACGCTGTAAAAAAAGTTGCGCTTATCCACCCTTGTTGAATGTCCATCTATGA